From the genome of Clostridium sp. BNL1100, one region includes:
- a CDS encoding OFA family MFS transporter, whose product MKNYKPVYSIIASIAIQLCLGVAYLWSLFQTGIAKSIFDGDNAAASLTFSLLLATLTFGSILGGKLAAKYSIRTVVIIGGVILSLGFFFASFVTASVPWLLWLTYGVMGGVGMGFTYSTTISSAQKWFPHKKGLVTGVIVSALGFGGVVFTPIIEALIKQFGGQQVGEQKTFMVLSGLFLVICTIGGLMIKNPPDDFENKKQEPSGAAVHESPAPIGADLSPKQVLATPSYYFVTLAMALACMGGLMMIGFAKPIAVAKGLESTAVVGVLIISICNSFGRLLWGIISDKIGRKSTLIILLAGSGVMSLFVNAANGYWIYVVIAFIGFFYGGFLSNFPALTADLFGARHMATNYGMVLLGFGIGAVVSSYVAGYYKNIAATDISLMFPAFIIAAICAGVGILLILLLKVKKVSVH is encoded by the coding sequence ATGAAAAATTACAAACCTGTATATTCAATTATCGCTTCAATTGCGATTCAACTCTGCCTCGGTGTTGCATATCTCTGGAGCCTTTTTCAGACAGGTATCGCAAAAAGCATCTTTGATGGTGACAACGCAGCTGCAAGCCTTACATTCTCGCTACTTCTTGCTACCCTCACATTCGGAAGCATTTTAGGCGGAAAGCTTGCTGCAAAATACTCAATCCGCACTGTAGTCATCATCGGTGGAGTAATTCTATCTCTCGGATTTTTCTTTGCTTCATTTGTCACCGCTTCTGTACCGTGGCTGCTTTGGCTGACTTACGGAGTCATGGGTGGCGTCGGTATGGGATTCACTTATTCGACGACTATATCTTCTGCACAAAAGTGGTTTCCTCACAAAAAAGGGCTTGTCACTGGGGTTATCGTTTCTGCGCTCGGCTTCGGTGGAGTTGTATTTACGCCGATTATAGAAGCTCTCATCAAACAATTCGGTGGGCAGCAGGTGGGCGAACAGAAAACCTTTATGGTTCTCAGCGGACTTTTTCTTGTCATTTGTACAATTGGTGGACTTATGATCAAAAACCCACCCGATGACTTCGAAAATAAGAAACAAGAGCCGAGTGGAGCGGCAGTACACGAATCCCCAGCACCTATAGGTGCTGATCTTTCACCAAAGCAAGTCCTTGCAACGCCTTCTTACTATTTTGTTACACTTGCAATGGCTCTCGCCTGCATGGGTGGCCTTATGATGATTGGATTTGCCAAACCTATTGCAGTTGCTAAAGGACTTGAGTCAACTGCGGTAGTGGGAGTTCTGATAATATCTATATGCAACTCGTTTGGTCGACTCCTGTGGGGTATAATTTCGGATAAGATAGGACGCAAGTCTACTCTTATTATCCTTCTTGCAGGCTCGGGAGTTATGTCCTTATTTGTCAATGCCGCAAACGGTTACTGGATTTATGTCGTTATCGCCTTTATAGGCTTTTTCTATGGCGGTTTCTTAAGTAATTTCCCAGCTCTTACCGCTGATTTGTTCGGAGCTCGTCACATGGCAACAAATTATGGTATGGTGTTGCTGGGATTTGGTATTGGAGCGGTCGTATCCTCATATGTGGCCGGATATTATAAAAATATTGCCGCTACTGATATATCCTTGATGTTTCCGGCATTTATAATCGCGGCTATCTGCGCAGGCGTGGGAATATTGCTTATTTTACTCTTGAAAGTAAAAAAAGTAAGTGTTCACTGA
- a CDS encoding phosphoribosyltransferase family protein: protein MLLKEIYENAKVVSSGKHFTTVNEFTDQIPALRPRVLWEAALKISQVCDFNADKIVTEEDKGTPLATVVSLISGLPMAIARWYNYSLEEDSQIAVNIDSEYYNGKLFLNGVNKKDKVIIIDDTLSTGGTIVSLVNAIRESGAEVVDVVCVIEKEGYGGRERVLKSTGIEVKTIHKILVNQNGVKVIT, encoded by the coding sequence ATGCTACTAAAAGAAATATATGAAAATGCCAAAGTTGTTTCTTCAGGAAAACATTTTACTACTGTAAATGAATTTACAGATCAAATACCTGCCTTGAGGCCTCGGGTATTATGGGAAGCAGCACTTAAAATTTCTCAGGTTTGTGATTTTAATGCCGATAAAATAGTGACTGAAGAAGATAAGGGTACACCGCTCGCAACTGTTGTATCATTAATATCCGGATTACCGATGGCAATAGCTCGTTGGTATAATTATTCCTTGGAAGAAGATTCTCAAATCGCTGTGAATATTGATTCTGAATATTATAACGGAAAATTATTTTTAAATGGGGTAAATAAAAAAGACAAAGTAATAATTATTGATGATACGCTTAGTACCGGAGGTACGATAGTATCTTTAGTAAATGCTATTAGAGAATCCGGCGCTGAAGTTGTGGATGTAGTTTGTGTTATTGAAAAAGAAGGATATGGAGGAAGGGAACGAGTTCTAAAAAGTACAGGGATTGAGGTAAAGACAATACATAAGATTCTTGTGAATCAAAACGGAGTTAAAGTGATTACTTAA
- a CDS encoding phenylacetate--CoA ligase, producing MQYWNSTYECMSRDKMTEVQTKRLIDTVKKVYHNVPFYRSKMQKAGIEPGDIKSLEDLKKLPFTKKQDLRDTYPYGMFAVPMSEIVRIHASSGTTGKQTVVGYTRGDLDTWAEVVARSLYSAGANKESIVQVAYGYGLFTGGLGIHYGVEKIGASVIPASGGNTKRQLQIMKDFGTTILACTPSYALYLAEEMEEMGIDRSELRLKAGIFGAEPWSSNMRKKIEANLGITAMDIYGLSEIIGPGVSIDCPCKCGLHVQEDHFIPEIINPDTEEILPPGTNGELVFTTITKEGLPLVRYRTHDISSLNYEKCQCGRTLVRMSKVTGRSDDMLIIRGVNVFPSQIEHVLLEVGETAPYYILIVDRVDNLDILEICVEMSQNMFSHEIKKVEDLEKKIKKEVESTLGINANVRLVEPKTIERSEGKANRVIDKRKIQ from the coding sequence ATGCAATACTGGAACTCAACATACGAGTGCATGTCACGGGATAAAATGACCGAAGTTCAAACAAAAAGACTTATAGACACGGTTAAGAAGGTTTACCACAATGTACCCTTTTACCGCAGCAAAATGCAAAAAGCCGGTATTGAACCCGGAGACATAAAATCATTAGAGGACTTGAAAAAACTGCCGTTTACAAAAAAGCAGGATTTAAGGGATACTTATCCGTACGGGATGTTTGCCGTACCGATGAGTGAGATTGTAAGAATACATGCATCCTCCGGAACAACAGGGAAGCAGACGGTTGTGGGTTATACACGGGGGGATTTGGATACCTGGGCTGAGGTGGTTGCGAGGTCACTGTATAGTGCAGGCGCCAATAAGGAATCTATAGTTCAAGTAGCATATGGTTACGGTTTGTTTACCGGAGGGCTTGGAATCCATTACGGTGTTGAGAAAATAGGTGCCTCGGTTATACCTGCCTCAGGAGGCAATACTAAACGCCAGTTACAAATAATGAAGGACTTCGGAACTACTATTCTGGCATGTACTCCATCATATGCACTTTATCTGGCAGAAGAAATGGAGGAAATGGGAATAGACCGCAGTGAATTAAGACTCAAGGCCGGTATTTTCGGAGCGGAGCCCTGGTCAAGTAACATGAGAAAGAAAATAGAGGCGAACTTGGGAATCACGGCAATGGACATATATGGGCTTAGTGAAATAATAGGGCCTGGCGTGTCGATTGACTGCCCCTGTAAGTGCGGTTTACATGTACAGGAAGACCATTTCATACCCGAAATTATAAATCCGGATACAGAGGAAATTCTTCCACCGGGAACAAATGGAGAGCTTGTTTTCACAACCATTACAAAAGAAGGACTCCCATTGGTCAGATACAGGACACATGATATATCCTCATTGAATTATGAAAAATGCCAGTGTGGGAGAACACTTGTCAGAATGAGCAAGGTTACAGGAAGAAGCGACGACATGCTTATAATAAGGGGTGTAAATGTGTTCCCGTCGCAGATAGAGCACGTACTTTTAGAGGTAGGCGAAACGGCACCATATTATATATTGATAGTGGATAGGGTTGATAATCTGGATATACTTGAGATATGTGTTGAAATGTCACAGAATATGTTTTCGCATGAAATTAAGAAAGTTGAGGACCTTGAAAAGAAAATAAAAAAAGAAGTAGAAAGTACATTGGGAATCAATGCAAATGTCAGGCTGGTAGAGCCTAAGACAATAGAAAGAAGCGAAGGTAAGGCAAATAGGGTGATAGATAAGCGGAAAATTCAGTAA
- a CDS encoding S-layer homology domain-containing protein, which translates to MKKFMKKFAVLLIAAALILSVINTQYVSAAGFKDVKSTDWYYSSVNRLVDSGITSGVGNNRFGPENIVTRSEMVTFLCKAIGLSPSDGDTFMDITKHWAKKWIAAAVSANIIDEGVIFHPDEAITRQEATEMLCRSLDLSAETLNENPFCDITTDIGYSTRAFEEYLMLGSVKDNERYFYPFSLLKRSEVAAIIVNLLDYKLDKDSFKAQKKAVLDKQEKETPTTKKIQQIEVTVSTADELIKQIGSNKRILLKPGIYNLSSIKQLDSKDKTVTWRQVDDGKELNLSGIHNLTIEGINNQTAEIKVNPRYAEIIYFNNCKNINLKNLKVGHTPSEYTCNAGVLSFLNCSDIEINNSELYGCGSVGISAYSTKRLNCVDTIIDHCSLRAIELQKSEKINFIGCKLLNHEAYSNIVDAFNSKEVTFEKCEFTDNNNFEWSFFEVWGNTELLIDKCKIMNNSQPRDGTWDASAYFFKTQEYDGGSTSKIIVKDTEITNNRCDYFCDDKYSVTFENCKISDNEWEE; encoded by the coding sequence ATGAAGAAATTTATGAAAAAGTTTGCGGTATTATTAATAGCTGCAGCACTCATTTTATCGGTCATAAATACTCAATATGTGTCTGCAGCAGGTTTTAAAGATGTAAAGTCTACTGATTGGTATTATTCGTCAGTTAACCGGCTTGTAGATTCGGGGATAACATCAGGAGTCGGAAATAATAGGTTTGGGCCTGAGAATATAGTAACACGTTCAGAAATGGTAACATTCCTGTGTAAGGCTATAGGTTTATCACCATCTGATGGAGATACATTTATGGATATAACAAAACATTGGGCAAAGAAATGGATTGCAGCAGCGGTTTCAGCAAATATAATAGACGAGGGAGTAATATTTCACCCGGACGAGGCTATTACAAGACAGGAAGCTACAGAGATGCTGTGCAGGTCACTGGATTTATCAGCCGAAACTTTAAATGAAAATCCTTTTTGTGACATAACCACAGATATAGGATATTCTACGAGAGCCTTTGAAGAATACCTTATGCTTGGCTCGGTTAAGGATAATGAAAGATATTTCTATCCCTTTAGTTTGCTCAAAAGAAGTGAAGTAGCTGCTATAATAGTAAATCTTCTAGATTATAAGTTAGATAAAGACAGCTTTAAAGCACAAAAGAAGGCTGTATTGGATAAGCAGGAAAAAGAAACGCCTACTACTAAAAAAATACAGCAGATAGAAGTTACTGTTAGTACGGCGGACGAATTGATTAAGCAAATAGGGTCTAACAAGAGAATTTTGTTAAAACCCGGTATATATAATTTGTCTTCAATTAAGCAACTTGACAGTAAGGATAAAACAGTTACCTGGAGACAGGTTGATGATGGTAAAGAATTAAACCTTAGTGGCATACATAATTTGACAATTGAAGGTATAAATAATCAAACAGCTGAAATAAAAGTAAATCCCAGATATGCTGAAATTATTTATTTTAATAACTGTAAAAATATTAATTTGAAGAACTTAAAGGTGGGGCATACACCCAGCGAATATACCTGTAATGCAGGAGTGTTGTCTTTTTTGAATTGTAGTGATATTGAAATAAATAACTCAGAACTTTATGGCTGTGGAAGTGTAGGTATTTCGGCTTATAGTACAAAACGCTTAAATTGTGTAGACACGATAATTGACCATTGCTCACTAAGGGCAATTGAATTACAAAAATCAGAAAAAATTAATTTTATTGGGTGCAAGCTATTAAATCATGAGGCATATAGCAATATTGTAGATGCTTTTAATTCAAAGGAAGTTACGTTTGAAAAGTGTGAATTCACTGACAATAACAATTTTGAATGGAGCTTCTTTGAAGTGTGGGGGAATACAGAGCTATTAATAGATAAGTGCAAGATAATGAATAATTCACAACCTAGAGATGGTACATGGGATGCCAGTGCATATTTCTTTAAAACGCAGGAATATGACGGAGGCAGTACAAGCAAAATTATAGTTAAAGATACTGAAATCACAAATAACAGATGTGATTATTTTTGTGATGATAAATATTCAGTTACCTTTGAAAACTGTAAAATAAGTGATAATGAATGGGAAGAATGA
- a CDS encoding EamA family transporter has product MNNKHFTGVFYILLFCILSAFLDVYVGNISQNIDPILLLFCNFLILTTFFAITHKRTEIPLIKETINSWKLILMLNIAAAASWIGLFYSLKYLEPAVVGIVSAAVGPVITIVLNPFLGSGNRITKLEKTIATCIIIVISVLLYFTYGGISGIGEVSSFNFIFGSICVIMCGIGMAATTLVTKKLMDEKWHPSRILASRSYIMLIISLFIILTKINQLQFSVSLVPAVLLIAFIGNIIPLYIYQLGVQRVEPFKTSIMLLFLPIFTFILQLFDQRLGFSFPTLVCIIITIGFILLELFIKPKRTELKTVPSRNCAIVDAYSSGRYLAAEFRKLGYKVFHIQSVKNTPAFFKSSFIEEDFFDNIIIDNDLDKKIEQIKQLNPEFILAGCESGVLTSDMINNKLNLAMCNDYRLSKHRRNKFMMIDMLHRNGISAPKQLKSSDLNKIKEWINEHNVWPVVLKPLESAGSDNIWFCYDFDMVDKAFEKIINNLNKMGIKNEAVLVQEFLDGTEYVVNTVSSNGEHVISEIVKYKKVKTEDNGILYDIDELQSSDSEIYSIMSNYITGVLNVLGVKYGPCHAEVMLTEDKIPKLVEIGSRTDGILRPDVSSETTGLGQIKLTALAYGDTEEFKKYLKCPYLIKNNTINVALISHVEGTLQSLPHIEFIKSLPSFFLINLSVAVGEKIDKTKDVFSQPGTIYLVHESMDVIMQDYYKIRYYEKNGLYEVLSA; this is encoded by the coding sequence ATGAATAATAAACACTTTACCGGAGTATTTTACATTTTACTTTTCTGCATTTTAAGTGCTTTTCTCGATGTTTATGTGGGTAATATCAGTCAAAACATTGATCCGATTTTACTTTTGTTTTGTAACTTCCTTATTTTAACTACTTTTTTTGCAATTACTCATAAAAGAACTGAAATACCATTAATAAAAGAAACAATCAATAGTTGGAAACTTATTTTAATGTTAAATATAGCAGCAGCGGCATCTTGGATTGGGTTGTTTTATTCTCTCAAATATTTAGAGCCGGCTGTTGTTGGAATTGTTTCAGCAGCGGTAGGTCCGGTAATAACTATTGTTTTAAACCCTTTTTTAGGTTCGGGGAACAGGATAACAAAATTAGAGAAGACTATTGCTACATGTATTATAATTGTCATTTCGGTGCTGCTTTATTTTACTTATGGAGGAATTAGTGGAATAGGTGAAGTATCAAGTTTTAATTTTATTTTTGGGTCTATTTGTGTAATAATGTGTGGAATAGGGATGGCTGCTACTACTCTCGTTACTAAAAAGCTAATGGATGAGAAGTGGCATCCGTCACGTATTTTAGCATCAAGAAGTTATATCATGTTAATCATTTCACTATTTATTATTTTAACAAAAATAAATCAATTGCAATTTTCTGTTTCTCTGGTACCGGCTGTTTTGTTGATTGCTTTTATCGGTAATATTATTCCTTTGTATATCTATCAATTGGGGGTTCAACGGGTAGAACCTTTTAAGACATCTATCATGCTTCTGTTTCTACCGATTTTTACTTTTATTCTTCAATTATTTGATCAACGTTTAGGATTTTCGTTTCCCACATTGGTTTGTATTATTATAACAATTGGGTTTATTTTGCTTGAATTATTTATTAAACCAAAAAGAACGGAGTTGAAGACAGTGCCTTCTAGAAATTGTGCTATTGTTGACGCATATTCATCAGGAAGATATTTAGCTGCTGAATTTAGAAAACTAGGTTATAAAGTGTTTCATATACAAAGCGTTAAAAATACACCAGCATTTTTTAAATCAAGTTTTATAGAAGAAGATTTTTTTGACAACATAATTATTGATAATGATCTTGACAAAAAAATAGAACAAATTAAACAATTAAATCCCGAATTTATTTTGGCCGGTTGTGAATCAGGAGTTTTGACATCCGATATGATTAATAACAAATTAAACTTGGCGATGTGTAATGATTACAGGCTAAGTAAACATAGAAGAAATAAGTTTATGATGATTGACATGTTACACAGAAATGGGATTTCAGCTCCAAAACAGCTAAAATCCTCTGATTTGAACAAGATTAAAGAATGGATTAATGAACATAATGTATGGCCGGTTGTATTGAAACCTTTAGAAAGTGCCGGTTCAGATAATATCTGGTTTTGCTATGATTTTGATATGGTCGACAAAGCATTTGAAAAGATTATTAATAATTTAAACAAAATGGGTATAAAAAATGAAGCAGTTTTAGTTCAGGAGTTTTTAGATGGAACGGAATATGTTGTAAACACTGTTAGTTCAAATGGGGAGCATGTTATTTCAGAGATTGTTAAATACAAAAAAGTGAAGACGGAAGATAATGGTATATTATATGATATTGATGAGTTACAGTCATCTGATTCTGAAATATATTCAATTATGTCCAATTACATTACTGGCGTTTTGAATGTATTAGGAGTAAAATATGGTCCTTGTCATGCAGAAGTTATGCTAACAGAAGATAAAATTCCCAAATTAGTTGAAATTGGTTCTAGAACAGATGGTATCTTACGTCCGGATGTCTCAAGCGAAACTACCGGGTTGGGACAAATAAAATTAACGGCATTGGCATATGGTGATACCGAAGAATTTAAAAAATATCTAAAATGTCCTTATTTGATTAAAAATAACACTATTAATGTTGCGCTTATATCTCATGTGGAGGGTACTTTACAGTCATTGCCGCATATTGAGTTTATTAAGAGTTTACCTTCTTTTTTTCTTATAAATTTAAGTGTAGCTGTAGGTGAAAAAATCGATAAGACTAAAGATGTCTTTTCTCAGCCGGGAACAATATATTTGGTTCATGAAAGTATGGATGTTATTATGCAAGATTATTATAAAATCAGATATTACGAAAAAAATGGTCTTTATGAAGTTTTATCAGCTTAA
- a CDS encoding YggS family pyridoxal phosphate-dependent enzyme: MDQELILNQYKLIVQNIQKTAEKAKRDAKNINLLAVSKFQEVNKIIPLLENGHCHFGESRVQEAKSKWIDLKKIYPQAVLHLIGPLQTNKVKDAIQLFDIIETLDREKLAEKIADELRKTGKNPTIFIQVNIGKEIQKSGIAPEDLEMFLNKCRNDYALDIKGLMCIPPAGEDSVKYFLDLYNLAQKNGLEEISMGMSNDYQEAILSGATQVRVGSLLFGKRNYT, from the coding sequence TTGGATCAGGAATTAATTCTAAATCAATATAAACTAATTGTACAAAATATTCAGAAAACTGCGGAAAAGGCAAAAAGAGATGCTAAAAACATTAATTTACTGGCAGTTTCTAAATTTCAGGAAGTTAATAAGATTATACCATTATTAGAGAATGGTCATTGTCATTTTGGAGAGAGCAGAGTCCAAGAAGCAAAAAGTAAATGGATAGATTTGAAAAAAATATATCCACAGGCAGTATTGCATTTAATCGGGCCATTACAAACAAATAAAGTTAAGGATGCTATTCAGTTATTTGATATCATAGAGACTTTAGATCGCGAAAAACTTGCTGAAAAAATAGCAGACGAACTAAGAAAAACAGGAAAAAATCCAACAATATTTATCCAAGTAAATATTGGTAAGGAAATACAAAAATCAGGTATAGCCCCTGAGGATCTGGAAATGTTCTTAAACAAATGCCGTAATGACTATGCCTTAGATATAAAAGGCTTAATGTGTATACCGCCCGCTGGAGAAGATTCAGTAAAATATTTTTTGGATTTATATAATTTAGCCCAAAAAAATGGGTTAGAGGAAATTAGTATGGGTATGAGTAACGATTATCAGGAGGCTATCCTTTCAGGAGCTACACAAGTTCGTGTAGGAAGCTTACTTTTTGGTAAAAGGAATTATACCTAA
- a CDS encoding cysteine synthase family protein: MSLKEKISEINFSNEVGNTQMVKISNLLKNSSSNIYAKCEYLNPSGSHKDRTFNYIIEQLEKRGEISPGMTLVDCSTGNGGGALARCGKLKGYKIIVFMPEGMTEERISQIKSFGAEIIETPREKFLNGSVEAAEEYARKHENCYFLDQASNPLNREAWDNCGKEINKFFGSLGQKVDYFICAIGTGGTFSGIAKQLKINYPDIITVGIEVDKSAPLFSKRHNKEFIHKHHNMMGLGAGVLSSNTDENLVDIIETVSGEDSWTMMKKVIQDENLQVGPTSGANILMSLKYAKEYDNKNIVTVLFDSAWKYFSRWDGVYPEYQNLNL, translated from the coding sequence ATGAGCTTAAAGGAAAAAATTTCTGAAATTAATTTTTCAAATGAAGTCGGAAATACTCAAATGGTTAAAATATCTAATCTCTTAAAAAACTCTAGTAGTAATATTTATGCAAAATGCGAATATCTAAATCCATCCGGAAGTCATAAAGATAGAACCTTTAACTATATTATAGAACAACTTGAAAAAAGAGGAGAAATATCCCCGGGTATGACATTGGTTGATTGCTCCACAGGCAATGGAGGCGGTGCTTTAGCTCGATGCGGTAAATTAAAGGGTTATAAGATTATTGTATTTATGCCTGAGGGAATGACAGAAGAACGTATTAGTCAGATTAAAAGTTTTGGTGCTGAAATTATTGAAACCCCCAGAGAAAAGTTTTTAAACGGTTCGGTTGAAGCTGCTGAAGAATATGCGAGAAAACACGAAAATTGTTATTTTCTCGATCAAGCATCTAACCCGCTTAATCGTGAGGCGTGGGATAATTGTGGTAAAGAGATAAATAAATTCTTTGGTTCTTTAGGACAAAAAGTTGATTATTTTATTTGTGCTATTGGAACGGGAGGAACATTCTCAGGTATAGCCAAACAATTAAAAATTAACTATCCGGATATTATTACTGTTGGGATTGAAGTTGACAAATCAGCCCCACTTTTCTCCAAGCGACATAATAAAGAATTTATACATAAACATCATAACATGATGGGCTTGGGAGCCGGAGTGCTTTCTTCGAATACTGATGAAAATTTAGTTGATATCATTGAGACAGTATCTGGTGAAGATTCTTGGACAATGATGAAAAAAGTAATTCAAGATGAGAATTTACAAGTAGGCCCTACTTCTGGTGCTAATATTCTTATGAGCTTAAAATATGCAAAGGAATATGATAATAAAAATATAGTAACAGTATTGTTTGACTCTGCTTGGAAGTATTTTAGCCGTTGGGATGGGGTCTATCCTGAATATCAAAATTTAAATTTATAA